From one Variovorax sp. PBL-H6 genomic stretch:
- a CDS encoding AAA family ATPase gives MDVAAKLASLLGQLNTVIVGKDAQVRDCVACLLAGGHLLIEDVPGVGKTTLAHALSHTFGLQFSRVQFTADLMPGDLSGVAIYDRGQQAFVFHPGPIFAQVLLADEINRASPKTQSALLEAMEEKQVTVEGETRPLPSPFFVIATQNPHDQLGTFALPESQLDRFLMRISLGYPDRAAERELLAGADRREMLAGLPALLTAGELTALQQRVLQVHAAEPLLNYVQDLIAATRSGRWFLQGLSPRAGIAVLRAAKAQALLANRDYAAPDDVQAVLPQTIAHRLTPVGDAGRGATEQVRAMVAAVPLP, from the coding sequence ATGGACGTGGCCGCGAAGCTCGCCAGTTTGCTCGGTCAGCTTAACACGGTGATCGTGGGCAAAGATGCGCAGGTGCGCGATTGCGTGGCCTGCCTTCTGGCCGGCGGCCACCTGCTGATCGAGGACGTGCCGGGAGTCGGCAAGACCACCCTCGCCCACGCGCTCTCGCACACCTTCGGGCTGCAGTTCTCGCGCGTCCAGTTCACCGCCGACCTGATGCCCGGCGACCTGTCGGGCGTCGCCATCTACGATCGGGGGCAGCAGGCCTTCGTCTTCCATCCCGGGCCGATATTCGCCCAGGTGCTGTTGGCCGACGAGATCAATCGGGCCAGCCCCAAGACGCAGAGTGCGCTGCTCGAGGCGATGGAGGAGAAGCAGGTCACGGTCGAAGGCGAGACCCGCCCTCTTCCGAGCCCCTTCTTCGTGATCGCGACGCAAAATCCGCACGATCAGCTGGGCACCTTCGCGCTGCCCGAATCGCAGCTCGACCGCTTCCTGATGCGCATCTCGCTGGGCTATCCCGACCGCGCCGCAGAGCGCGAACTGCTGGCGGGCGCCGACCGTCGCGAGATGCTGGCCGGCCTGCCCGCCCTGTTGACCGCCGGCGAACTTACCGCGCTGCAGCAGCGTGTGCTGCAGGTGCATGCGGCCGAGCCGCTGTTGAACTACGTGCAGGACCTGATCGCCGCGACCCGGTCGGGCCGATGGTTCCTGCAGGGCCTGTCACCGCGCGCGGGCATCGCGGTACTGCGCGCCGCCAAGGCGCAGGCGCTGCTGGCCAACCGCGACTACGCGGCGCCCGACGACGTGCAGGCCGTGCTGCCGCAAACCATCGCACATCGCCTCACCCCTGTCGGCGATGCCGGCCGCGGCGCGACCGAGCAGGTGCGCGCGATGGTCGCCGCCGTGCCCTTGCCGTGA
- a CDS encoding electron transfer flavoprotein subunit beta/FixA family protein, whose amino-acid sequence MKVLVPVKRVVDYNVKVRVKSDGTGVDIANVKMSMNPFDEIAVEEAVRLKEKGVATEIIAVSCGDAKCQETLRTAMAIGADRGILVETTEELQPLAVAKLLKALVDKEQPSLIILGKQAIDDDANQTGQMLAALADLPQATFASKVEVSGDKVNVTREVDGGLETISLTLPAVITTDLRLNEPRYVTLPNIMKAKKKQLDTFKPEDLGVDAKPRLKTLKVTEPPKRGAGIKVPDVATLVDKLKNEAKVI is encoded by the coding sequence ATGAAGGTCCTGGTCCCCGTCAAGCGGGTCGTCGACTACAACGTCAAAGTGCGCGTCAAGAGCGACGGCACCGGTGTCGATATCGCCAACGTCAAGATGAGCATGAACCCCTTCGACGAGATCGCCGTCGAAGAAGCGGTGAGGCTCAAGGAAAAGGGCGTGGCCACCGAGATCATTGCCGTGTCCTGCGGAGACGCCAAGTGCCAGGAGACCCTGCGCACCGCCATGGCGATCGGTGCCGACCGCGGCATCCTCGTCGAGACCACCGAAGAGCTCCAGCCCCTGGCAGTGGCCAAGCTGCTGAAGGCGCTGGTGGACAAGGAACAGCCTTCGCTCATCATCCTCGGCAAACAGGCGATCGACGATGACGCCAACCAGACAGGTCAGATGCTGGCTGCTCTCGCGGATCTTCCTCAAGCCACCTTCGCCAGCAAGGTCGAAGTGTCCGGCGACAAGGTCAACGTCACCCGCGAGGTCGATGGCGGCCTCGAAACCATCTCCCTCACGCTGCCCGCGGTCATCACGACCGACCTGCGCCTGAACGAGCCGCGCTACGTCACCTTGCCCAACATCATGAAGGCCAAGAAGAAGCAGCTCGACACCTTCAAGCCCGAGGACCTGGGCGTGGACGCCAAGCCGCGCCTGAAGACGCTCAAGGTGACCGAACCGCCGAAGCGCGGCGCCGGCATCAAGGTGCCCGATGTCGCCACGCTGGTGGACAAGCTCAAGAACGAAGCCAAGGTGATCTGA
- a CDS encoding histone deacetylase family protein, giving the protein MGKTGYFTHRDCWKHDMGAGHPECPQRLDAIEDRLLLTGVADALERGDVPLATLPQITRAHDVEHIEHLEALNQRLVADEPAGGPGHAQLDPDTMLMRFTMLAARRAAGAAIAATDAVMSGALDNAFCAVRPPGHHACHDKAMGFCFINNVAVAVRHAIEVHGLERVAIVDFDVHHGNGTEDIFSGDPRVLMVGIFQHPFYPYSGADHPAPNMLNLPVPAYTKGMDVRELIEACWMPRLDEFRPQMIFVSAGFDAHRDDDLGQLRLNENDFAWITERIRDVARRHAAGRIVSLLEGGYNLDALATSVEAHVRVLADL; this is encoded by the coding sequence ATGGGCAAAACCGGCTACTTCACACACCGCGACTGCTGGAAGCATGACATGGGTGCGGGCCATCCCGAATGCCCGCAGCGGCTCGATGCCATCGAGGACCGCCTGCTCCTCACCGGCGTCGCCGATGCCCTTGAACGTGGCGACGTGCCGCTGGCGACCTTGCCGCAGATCACGCGGGCGCATGACGTCGAACACATCGAGCACCTCGAGGCCCTGAACCAGCGGCTGGTGGCCGACGAGCCTGCCGGCGGACCCGGCCATGCGCAGCTCGACCCCGACACCATGCTCATGCGGTTCACCATGCTGGCGGCGCGCCGCGCGGCCGGTGCGGCCATCGCGGCAACCGACGCCGTGATGTCGGGCGCGCTGGACAACGCCTTCTGCGCCGTGCGTCCGCCGGGTCACCATGCCTGCCACGACAAGGCCATGGGCTTCTGCTTCATCAACAACGTCGCGGTGGCCGTGCGCCACGCCATCGAGGTGCACGGGCTGGAGCGCGTCGCGATCGTCGACTTCGACGTCCATCACGGCAACGGGACGGAAGACATCTTCAGCGGCGATCCGCGTGTGCTGATGGTTGGCATCTTCCAGCACCCCTTCTATCCGTACAGCGGCGCCGACCATCCGGCGCCCAACATGCTCAACCTGCCGGTGCCGGCCTACACGAAGGGCATGGATGTGCGCGAGCTGATCGAGGCCTGCTGGATGCCGCGGCTCGACGAATTCCGGCCGCAGATGATCTTCGTGAGTGCCGGCTTCGACGCGCACCGCGACGACGACCTGGGCCAGTTGCGGCTCAACGAGAACGACTTTGCCTGGATCACCGAGCGCATCCGCGACGTGGCGCGACGCCATGCCGCAGGGCGCATCGTCTCCCTGCTCGAGGGCGGCTACAACCTCGATGCGCTGGCCACCAGCGTCGAGGCGCATGTCCGGGTGCTGGCAGACCTGTAG
- a CDS encoding mechanosensitive ion channel family protein, protein MTLDDFLQRLRQIHAETLWVEIAALIACVALAWGICRWFGRDQPKDSIWFGERTFDGLLFPLLALVLTDLARRAALDFLPVLVLRIAVSVFLSLVAIRLVARVLRAVFPTSALVRLVERTVSWLAWIAAVLWIVGLLPAVLTELDNITLSFGKNEVSLRTMLEGALSAALVLVIALWIASTVEKRVLQTALTDLSMRKVASNALRAILLLVGLLFALSAVGVDLTALSVLGGALGVGLGFGLQKLAANYVSGFVILLERSIRIGDNVKVDGFEGRITDIKTRYTLVRAGNGRESIVPNESLITSRVENLSMADLKFNITTSIVVGYDSDVAQVIGILCGAATAQPRVMKDPAPVAYLGNFAPDGLEFSLNVWVADPHNGKDNLRSAINIAILEGMRKAKIDIPYPQRVLRVESLPTGVPSAGDARL, encoded by the coding sequence ATGACTCTGGACGACTTCCTCCAGCGGCTCCGCCAGATTCATGCCGAGACCCTCTGGGTCGAGATTGCCGCGCTGATCGCCTGTGTCGCGCTGGCCTGGGGCATCTGCCGCTGGTTCGGCCGCGACCAGCCCAAGGACTCGATCTGGTTCGGCGAACGCACCTTCGATGGGCTGCTGTTCCCGCTGCTGGCACTCGTGCTGACCGATCTTGCGCGCCGCGCCGCGCTCGATTTCCTGCCGGTGCTGGTGTTGCGCATCGCGGTGTCTGTGTTCCTCTCGCTCGTCGCAATCCGCCTGGTCGCGCGCGTGCTGCGAGCCGTTTTCCCGACCTCGGCGCTGGTTCGGCTGGTCGAGCGCACAGTCTCCTGGCTGGCCTGGATCGCAGCAGTGCTCTGGATCGTCGGCCTGCTGCCGGCCGTGCTGACCGAGCTCGACAACATCACGCTCTCGTTCGGAAAGAACGAGGTCAGCCTGCGCACCATGCTCGAAGGCGCGCTGTCCGCCGCGCTGGTGCTGGTGATCGCCTTGTGGATCGCGTCGACCGTTGAAAAGCGCGTTCTTCAAACCGCGCTGACCGACCTTTCCATGCGCAAGGTGGCCTCGAACGCCCTCCGCGCCATCCTGCTGCTGGTCGGGCTGCTCTTTGCCTTGTCGGCGGTGGGCGTGGACCTGACGGCGCTGTCGGTGCTGGGCGGTGCCCTGGGTGTCGGCCTGGGCTTCGGCCTGCAGAAGCTCGCCGCCAACTATGTGAGCGGCTTCGTGATCCTGCTCGAGCGGTCGATCCGCATCGGCGACAACGTGAAGGTCGACGGCTTCGAGGGCCGCATCACGGACATCAAGACCCGCTACACGCTGGTCAGGGCGGGCAACGGGCGCGAGTCGATCGTGCCGAACGAATCTCTGATCACGAGCCGCGTCGAGAACCTCTCGATGGCCGATCTCAAGTTCAACATCACGACCAGCATCGTGGTGGGCTACGACAGCGACGTGGCGCAGGTGATCGGGATCCTCTGCGGTGCGGCGACCGCGCAGCCGCGCGTGATGAAGGACCCGGCGCCCGTGGCCTACCTGGGCAACTTCGCGCCCGACGGACTGGAGTTCAGCCTCAACGTCTGGGTCGCCGACCCTCACAACGGCAAGGACAACCTGCGCTCGGCGATCAACATCGCCATCCTCGAGGGCATGCGCAAGGCGAAGATCGACATTCCCTACCCCCAGCGCGTGCTGCGCGTCGAATCGTTACCAACTGGCGTGCCGTCTGCCGGCGATGCTCGCCTATAA
- a CDS encoding acyl-CoA dehydrogenase: protein MSYIAPVKDMLFDIEHLADIAQVAQMPGLEDAGLETAQAVLEECARFNQDVVAPLNVAGDRHPSSFKDGEVATTPGFKEAFAQYAAGGWQGLQHPAEFGGQGLPKTIGAGCGEMLNSANMSFALCPLLSDGAIEALLTAGSDELKATYLEKLVSGQWTGTMNLTEPQAGSDLAMVRSRAEPQPDGTFKIFGTKIFITYGEHDMAENIVHLVLARVTGAPEGVKGISLFVVPKFLVNQDGSLGARNDVQCVSIEHKLGIKASPTAVLQYGDGTAASIADSAGPGAVGYIVGQENRGLEYMFIMMNAARYAVGMQGIAIAERAYQQAVAYAKDRVQSRPVDGSLNASATIIHHPDVKRMLMTMRAYTEGCRAMATTAAAAYDAMHHHPDAETRKQNQAFYEYMVPLVKGYSTEMSLEVASLGVQVHGGMGFIEETGAAQYLRDAKILTIYEGTTAIQANDLVGRKTARDGGQVAKAIAAQIEKTEAELARRDTAGSQSVAKRLKAAREAFVEVVEFVAGQTKASPNAVFAGSVPYLMLAGNLVAGWQLARSLLVAEDQVEAGNDVAFMQAKIVTARFYAEHILNKAPGLRDSIVEGAESVTALAIDAF, encoded by the coding sequence ATGAGCTACATCGCCCCCGTCAAGGACATGCTCTTCGACATCGAGCATCTCGCCGACATCGCGCAGGTCGCGCAGATGCCCGGCCTCGAAGACGCCGGCCTCGAGACGGCGCAAGCCGTGCTCGAGGAGTGCGCGCGCTTCAACCAGGACGTGGTCGCGCCTCTCAACGTCGCGGGCGACAGGCATCCCTCGTCGTTCAAGGACGGCGAGGTGGCAACCACACCCGGCTTCAAGGAAGCCTTCGCACAGTACGCGGCAGGCGGTTGGCAGGGGCTGCAGCATCCGGCCGAGTTCGGCGGCCAGGGCCTGCCGAAGACCATCGGCGCGGGCTGCGGCGAGATGCTCAACTCGGCCAACATGAGCTTCGCCCTCTGCCCGCTCCTGAGCGACGGGGCCATCGAGGCACTGCTCACCGCGGGGTCGGACGAGCTGAAGGCCACCTACCTCGAGAAACTGGTGAGCGGGCAATGGACCGGCACCATGAACCTGACCGAGCCGCAGGCCGGCAGCGACCTCGCGATGGTGCGCAGCCGCGCCGAGCCGCAGCCCGATGGCACCTTCAAGATCTTCGGGACCAAGATCTTCATCACCTACGGCGAGCACGACATGGCGGAGAACATCGTGCACCTCGTGTTGGCGCGCGTCACCGGCGCGCCTGAGGGCGTGAAGGGCATCAGCCTCTTCGTGGTGCCGAAATTCCTGGTCAACCAGGATGGTTCCCTCGGCGCGCGCAATGACGTGCAGTGCGTCAGCATCGAGCACAAGCTGGGCATCAAGGCCTCTCCGACGGCGGTCCTCCAGTACGGGGACGGCACGGCGGCGAGCATTGCAGACAGCGCCGGACCCGGCGCCGTGGGCTACATCGTCGGCCAGGAAAACCGTGGCCTCGAGTACATGTTCATCATGATGAACGCGGCGCGCTATGCGGTCGGAATGCAGGGCATCGCGATTGCCGAGCGGGCCTACCAGCAGGCCGTGGCCTATGCTAAGGACCGGGTGCAGAGCCGCCCCGTGGATGGCTCGCTCAACGCGAGCGCGACCATCATTCACCACCCCGACGTCAAGCGCATGCTGATGACGATGCGCGCCTACACCGAGGGCTGCCGCGCCATGGCCACCACGGCGGCGGCGGCCTACGATGCGATGCATCACCATCCCGATGCCGAGACGCGCAAGCAGAACCAGGCCTTCTACGAATACATGGTGCCGCTGGTCAAGGGCTACAGCACCGAGATGAGCCTGGAGGTCGCTTCGCTGGGCGTCCAGGTGCATGGCGGCATGGGCTTCATCGAGGAGACCGGTGCGGCGCAGTATCTGCGCGACGCCAAGATCCTCACCATCTACGAAGGCACGACCGCGATCCAGGCGAACGACCTCGTCGGCCGCAAGACCGCCCGCGACGGCGGTCAGGTCGCCAAGGCCATCGCGGCCCAGATCGAGAAGACCGAGGCCGAGCTCGCCAGGCGCGACACTGCCGGCTCGCAGTCGGTTGCCAAGCGGCTGAAGGCCGCGCGGGAGGCTTTCGTCGAAGTGGTCGAGTTCGTCGCGGGCCAGACCAAGGCATCGCCCAACGCGGTGTTTGCAGGCAGCGTGCCGTACCTGATGCTGGCGGGCAACCTCGTCGCCGGCTGGCAGCTCGCGCGTTCCTTGCTGGTGGCCGAGGACCAGGTCGAGGCCGGCAACGACGTCGCCTTCATGCAGGCCAAGATCGTCACTGCCCGCTTCTATGCCGAGCACATTCTCAACAAGGCACCCGGGCTGCGCGACAGCATCGTCGAAGGCGCCGAGAGCGTGACTGCCTTGGCGATCGACGCCTTCTGA
- a CDS encoding DUF58 domain-containing protein, which translates to MNRAARLFVPVRSRIDGWFLSRRPPSDTLELTQRNVYIVPTKAGWMLAATLLLLLIASINYQLNLGYLLTFLLAGSVAVGMHVSHGTLRGLELRLMAPDPQFAGAAAVLRVVLHNARRSTRYGIGLAVRHSGQWAWSDVPAQGSSTVEVAFQPDRRGLHPVPTLTAETRFPLGTFRVWTVWRPASKVLVYPSPEPHPPPLPPGEPLAGQAASSALRASVAGEYDGVRAYRRGDPLKLVVWKRAARAQATGSEDLVSRDTQQAQRHELWLDGQATGVADPEGRLSRLCAWVLMAERLGVDYGLRIAGRTVAPSQGEAHRRRCLETLALC; encoded by the coding sequence GTGAATCGGGCTGCGCGCCTCTTCGTTCCGGTCCGCTCGCGCATCGACGGCTGGTTCCTGTCGCGCCGGCCGCCCTCGGACACACTCGAGCTGACCCAGCGCAATGTCTACATCGTTCCCACGAAGGCCGGCTGGATGCTGGCCGCCACGCTGCTGCTGCTGCTGATCGCGTCGATCAACTACCAGCTCAACCTGGGCTACCTGCTGACCTTCCTGCTGGCCGGCAGCGTAGCGGTCGGCATGCACGTGAGCCACGGCACGCTGCGCGGGCTGGAGCTGCGCCTGATGGCGCCCGACCCGCAGTTCGCGGGCGCCGCGGCCGTGCTGCGCGTGGTGCTGCACAACGCGCGGCGCAGTACCCGCTACGGCATCGGCCTGGCGGTTCGCCACAGTGGGCAGTGGGCGTGGAGCGACGTGCCCGCGCAGGGCAGCTCCACGGTCGAGGTGGCCTTCCAGCCCGATCGCCGTGGCCTGCATCCGGTCCCCACGCTCACCGCCGAGACCCGCTTCCCGCTCGGCACCTTCCGCGTCTGGACCGTGTGGCGGCCGGCCTCGAAGGTGCTGGTCTATCCCTCGCCCGAGCCGCACCCGCCGCCGCTGCCGCCGGGCGAGCCGCTGGCCGGCCAGGCCGCTTCTTCGGCACTGCGCGCCAGCGTGGCCGGCGAATACGACGGCGTACGCGCCTACCGGCGCGGCGATCCGCTGAAGCTCGTGGTCTGGAAGCGGGCCGCGCGGGCCCAGGCCACGGGGTCGGAAGACCTGGTGAGCCGCGACACGCAGCAGGCGCAAAGGCACGAGCTCTGGCTGGATGGCCAGGCCACCGGAGTCGCGGATCCCGAAGGCCGCCTGTCGCGGCTTTGTGCCTGGGTGTTGATGGCGGAGCGGCTTGGGGTGGACTACGGATTGCGCATCGCGGGGCGGACCGTCGCGCCTTCCCAAGGCGAGGCTCACAGGCGACGTTGCCTGGAAACGCTGGCGCTCTGTTGA
- a CDS encoding transglutaminase family protein — MTLAARLQSLPREARDTLFLLGVIALILLPQLRNIPWWCSTLAAVVLLWRGSLAVQARPLPSKWWRAGLLAATLLATYATYRTLLGRDAGVTLIVILLALKTLELRARRDAFVVFFLGFFTMLTNFFYSQALPTAFAMLLALLGLLTALVNAHMPVGRPPLMQAARTAGWMALLGAPIMLVLFLLFPRMAPLWGTPSDAMAGRSGLSNTMRVGSIAQLALDDGIAARIKFDGDRVPAQRDLYFRGPVLSRFDGREWTASPLLTRGAQNVRVQGQPIGYQVTLEASNRPWLLTLDATPQKPELPGYELFGTADLQWVANRPISDLVRYRAESYTQFQSGPQRRGVALRPYVALPAGSNPRTLALAAQMKSDPALASAGTSAFVQAALRRLRTGGYSYTLEPGVYGNETADEFWFDRKAGFCEHIASAFVVLMRALDIPARIVTGYQGGELNGVDNYWTLRHSDAHAWAEVWEENTGWVRVDPTGAISPDRVGQFQRLVPQPGLFAGAVDAMSPTLAQNLRAAWEAVNNGWNQWVLSYTQSRQLDLLKNLGFDAPSLQDLATVLLALLVMASLGGAAWTLWERSRHDPWLRLLGQARMRLAQAGIELPEGTPPRQMAQQLAERFGDGSQAAQDWLLRLEAQRYAASPKLTLPALRAEFRHLAWPR, encoded by the coding sequence ATGACGCTCGCAGCCAGGCTCCAGTCCCTTCCCCGCGAAGCCAGGGACACGCTCTTCCTGCTGGGCGTGATCGCCCTCATCCTGCTGCCCCAGCTGCGCAACATCCCCTGGTGGTGCAGCACCCTCGCCGCAGTCGTGCTGCTCTGGCGCGGCAGCCTGGCGGTGCAAGCCCGACCGCTGCCCAGCAAGTGGTGGCGCGCCGGCCTGCTCGCCGCCACGCTGCTCGCCACCTACGCCACCTACCGCACCCTGCTGGGCCGCGACGCGGGCGTCACGCTGATCGTGATCCTCCTGGCGCTCAAGACGCTCGAGCTGCGCGCACGCCGAGATGCCTTCGTGGTCTTCTTCCTGGGCTTCTTCACGATGCTCACCAACTTCTTCTACTCGCAGGCACTGCCGACGGCATTCGCCATGCTGCTGGCACTGCTGGGCCTGCTGACCGCGCTGGTCAACGCCCACATGCCGGTCGGCCGGCCGCCGCTGATGCAGGCTGCCCGCACCGCCGGGTGGATGGCCTTGCTCGGGGCGCCGATCATGCTGGTGCTGTTCCTGCTCTTCCCGCGCATGGCGCCGCTGTGGGGCACGCCGAGCGATGCCATGGCCGGGCGCAGCGGCCTGTCGAACACGATGCGCGTCGGGAGCATCGCGCAGCTTGCGCTGGACGACGGTATCGCCGCACGCATCAAGTTCGACGGTGACCGGGTGCCGGCGCAACGCGACCTGTACTTCCGCGGCCCGGTGCTGTCGCGCTTCGACGGCCGCGAATGGACGGCTTCGCCGCTGCTCACGCGCGGCGCCCAGAACGTGCGCGTGCAGGGCCAGCCCATCGGCTACCAGGTCACGCTGGAGGCGAGCAACCGGCCCTGGCTCTTGACGCTCGACGCCACGCCGCAGAAACCCGAGCTGCCGGGCTACGAGCTCTTCGGCACGGCCGACCTGCAATGGGTCGCAAACCGACCGATCAGCGACCTGGTGCGCTACCGGGCCGAGAGCTACACGCAGTTCCAGAGCGGTCCGCAGCGCCGCGGCGTCGCCCTGCGTCCCTACGTGGCCCTGCCTGCGGGCTCCAACCCGCGCACCCTTGCGCTGGCCGCGCAGATGAAGAGCGACCCTGCCCTCGCGAGCGCAGGCACCAGCGCCTTCGTGCAGGCCGCGCTGCGGCGGCTGCGGACCGGCGGCTACAGCTACACGCTGGAGCCCGGCGTCTACGGCAACGAGACCGCGGACGAATTCTGGTTCGACAGGAAGGCCGGCTTCTGCGAGCACATCGCCTCGGCCTTCGTGGTGTTGATGCGCGCGCTCGACATTCCGGCGCGCATCGTGACGGGCTACCAGGGGGGCGAGCTCAACGGCGTCGACAACTACTGGACGCTGCGCCACAGCGACGCGCATGCCTGGGCAGAGGTATGGGAAGAGAACACAGGCTGGGTGCGCGTCGACCCGACCGGCGCGATCTCGCCCGACCGCGTCGGCCAGTTCCAGCGCCTGGTGCCGCAGCCCGGGCTGTTCGCCGGCGCAGTGGACGCCATGAGCCCCACCCTCGCACAGAACCTGCGCGCTGCCTGGGAAGCGGTGAACAACGGCTGGAACCAATGGGTGCTCAGCTACACGCAGAGCCGCCAGCTCGACCTGCTGAAGAACCTCGGCTTCGACGCGCCCAGCCTGCAGGACCTCGCGACCGTGCTGCTGGCCCTGCTGGTCATGGCCAGCCTCGGGGGCGCCGCCTGGACCTTGTGGGAGCGCAGCCGGCACGACCCGTGGCTGCGGCTGCTTGGCCAGGCGCGCATGCGCCTCGCGCAGGCCGGCATCGAACTGCCCGAGGGCACGCCGCCGCGCCAGATGGCGCAGCAGCTTGCCGAGCGCTTCGGCGACGGCTCGCAAGCCGCGCAGGACTGGCTCCTGCGGCTCGAGGCGCAGCGCTACGCCGCCTCGCCCAAGCTCACGTTGCCGGCCCTGCGTGCCGAGTTCCGACATCTCGCCTGGCCGCGCTGA
- a CDS encoding electron transfer flavoprotein subunit alpha/FixB family protein, translated as MTVLVIAEHDHATVKPATLNTVTAGIACQSGDVHVLVAGANAAEAAAAAAKIVGVAKVIAADSPSLAENLAENVAAQVLAIARNYSHILFPATANGKNVAPRVAAKLDVAQISDVTKVDSPDTFERPIYAGNAIATVQSSDAIKVVTVRTTGFDAAAATGGSASVENAEGVADSGKSTFVGREVTKSDRPELTAAKIIVSGGRALGSSEKFTEVMTPLADKLNAGLGASRAAVDAGYAPNDWQVGQTGKIVAPQLYIACGISGAIQHLAGMKDSKVIVAINKDPEAPIFSVADYGLEADLFTAVPELVKAL; from the coding sequence ATGACCGTACTCGTTATCGCAGAACACGACCACGCCACCGTCAAGCCGGCGACCCTGAACACCGTGACCGCGGGCATCGCCTGCCAGAGCGGCGATGTGCACGTGCTGGTGGCCGGCGCCAATGCGGCCGAAGCGGCAGCCGCGGCCGCCAAGATCGTCGGCGTGGCCAAGGTGATCGCCGCCGACAGCCCGAGCCTGGCCGAGAACCTGGCGGAGAACGTCGCCGCCCAGGTGCTGGCCATCGCCAGGAACTACAGCCACATCCTGTTCCCGGCCACGGCCAACGGCAAGAACGTCGCGCCTCGCGTGGCGGCCAAGCTCGACGTGGCGCAGATCAGCGACGTCACCAAGGTCGACAGCCCCGACACCTTCGAGCGTCCGATCTACGCGGGCAATGCCATTGCAACCGTGCAGAGCAGCGACGCCATCAAGGTCGTCACGGTGCGCACCACCGGCTTCGACGCCGCTGCTGCCACGGGTGGCAGCGCCTCGGTAGAAAACGCCGAAGGCGTGGCCGACAGCGGCAAGTCGACCTTCGTCGGCCGCGAAGTTACCAAGAGCGATCGCCCCGAGTTGACCGCCGCCAAGATCATCGTGAGCGGTGGACGTGCGCTCGGCAGTTCCGAGAAGTTCACGGAGGTGATGACGCCCCTCGCCGACAAGCTCAACGCGGGCCTCGGTGCAAGCCGTGCCGCGGTGGACGCGGGCTACGCCCCGAACGACTGGCAGGTGGGCCAGACCGGCAAGATCGTGGCGCCGCAGCTCTACATCGCCTGCGGCATCTCGGGCGCGATCCAGCATCTGGCGGGCATGAAGGACTCGAAGGTGATCGTGGCGATCAACAAGGACCCGGAAGCACCCATCTTCAGCGTGGCCGACTACGGGCTCGAGGCGGACCTGTTCACGGCGGTGCCGGAACTGGTCAAGGCACTCTAA